GGCTCTCCAGCCGCAGATGCACGGCGTCGTCGCCCCAGGTCCGGCCCAGCAGCCAGCGCGGTGCGCTGACGGCCCGTTGCAGCGGCTGGCCGAAGACCACGTGGCGGGTGAACACGGCGGCCTGGGTCTGGGGTTGGCCCTCGCCGCCCATGGTGCCGTATGGCATGACCCTGCCGTCGGCCAGCAGGGCCATGGCCGGGTTCAGGGTATGGAACGGCTTGCGGCGGGGGGCCAGCGCGGCAGGGCTGCCCGCCTGTAGGGAAAAGCCGCAGCCCCGGTTCTGCCAGGTGATGCCGGTACGCGGCAGAACCACGCCGGAGCCGAATTCGAAGTAGATGCTCTGGATGCAACTGACGGCGCGCCCCTGTGCGTCCACGGCGCCCAGCCACACCGTGTCGCCGCCGGAGGGCGGCGCGGGCCACGGCAGGGCGCGGGCCATGTCCACGTCGCGGGCAAGGGCGTCCAGCCGGTCGGGGCGCAGGGGGTCCGTTGCAGAGCCGGGCGCAGGGTACGGGGCGTGGTCGGGATCACCCACAAGGCCGTCGCGCATCCGGAAGGCGCGCTTGGTGGCCTCCACCACGGCGTGGATATGGGCGAAGGTTTCGGGTTCGATGGCGGCACCCGCATCGCGCAACCGTTCGAAGATGCCGAGGATGCACAGCGATGCCACCCCCTGCGAGGGCGGCGGCAGGTTGAACACCTGCCCGTGCGGCAGGCGCAGGGACAGCGGGGTGACCAGCGCCGCGCGATGGTCCGCGAGGTCCGCCGCGGTGAGGGGCGAGCCCGCTTCGGCAAGGTCCGCGGCCATGGCGGCGGCCACCCGGCCTCGATAGAAGTCGTCCAGCCCGCGTGTGCCCAGCGTATGCAGGGTGTCGGCCAGGGCGGGCAGGCGCAGGGTGCTGCCTTCCGGCGGGCAGATGCCGTCCGGCAGGAACTGTGCGGCAAAGCCGGGTTGCGCGGCCAGCGCTTCCATGTTGTCGCGCACCAGCGCGTGGTGCCCGGCGGTGACGGCAACGCCGTGCCGGGCGTGCCACTGCGCTTCTTCCAGCAGGCGGGGCAGGGGCAGGGCCGGACCCCAGGCGCGGGCGTGCTCCAGCGCCGCCGCCCAGCCGGATACTGCCCCGGCCACGGTGATGGCGGCCAGCGGGCCGCGCCGGGGAATCTGGTGCGTATGCCCCGCCGCGCGCAGCAGGTCCGGGGTTACCGCCGCGCCGGAGCGTCCGCTGGCGTCGATGCCCACGGGCGCGGGAGCGCCGGGTTCGTGAATCAGCCAGAAGCCGTCGCCGCCAAGGCCGGTCATGTGCGGATAGGCGGCGCACAGGGTGGCGGCTGCGGCCACCACGGCTTCCACGGCGTTGCCGCCCTCGCGCAGGATGGCCAGACCCGCCTGCGAGGCGAGATGGTGGGGGGTGACGACCATGCCCCTGCGGGCGCGCGGCGTGTGCAGCATGACCGGGCTCCTTGGCGTTGAAATTTCAACGGGCATCCGCTGTCGGCCATGCCGCCAGCCTGCCCGTCTGCGGCCTTGCGCCGCCTGCATCCACCCCTACCAGAAAGTTTGAGGGAGGGGATGGGGGCCGGGGAAGGGGAGGGTACTTTTCAAAGTACCCTCCCCTTCCCCGGTTCGTCTTCTCTCTTTCCCTTACCCCCGCAGCCTCAGATAATTGCGGAACAACCGGCGACTCATGCGCGACCAGGCATCGAAGTCGGCGGTGGATTCCAGCCCGGGCACCAGCGCCTTGACCACGGGGAATTCCAGGTCGGCGTGGGTGAGTTCCACGTACACGGGCGCCATGCGGTTGACGGCGAACAGGGTTTCCAGCAGCGCCAGGTTGCGCTGGGGCGATTCCAGGGCCAGGTCGGGCAGGTCTTCCAGCTTGCGTTCCGGCAGGCCGCGCACGCCGGGGCCGGAGGGACCGCCGTTGGGGTAGGCGAAGGGCGTTTCGGTCATGGCGGAAAGCACGGCGCGCCGACCGGAAAGGCCCGCACCGGTGCCGCGCGCCACCTGGCCGCGTGGTCCCACCACGAAGCACTTGTAGCAGGGCACGCCGAACTCGGTGGTCAGGTCCTGGAACTGGATGTGGATGCCGCGCCCGGCGTAGTCGTCCAGCAGGGATTGCAGACGCGCATCGTCGGTGACCAGGCGGAAGCACTGCGAGCGGTCGTAGGGCACGGTGGCTTCGGCGTCGCGCTCGAGGATTTCGGTGAGCGCCGCCACCTTGGCCTCGGCCATGATGTTGCCGGTGGCAAGGCCCGTGGAGCCGGACGCCGAGAACAGGGCGATTTCGTCGAGGTTGCAGAACAGATAGGCCATCTGCGCGGGCACCAGCACGGGGCGCGAGCCGCCGGCATCGTCGGGGGTGTGCCCGGCAAGCCAGTACAGGGGCTGGTCCTGGTAGGGGGCTTCCAGCGGGATGGCGTGGGGGGACAGCACCTCGCGGCCATCGGCCAGCAATTCGGACAGACGGGCGCGCAACAGCGGCTGCGGCGTGGCCCGGTCGAGCACATGGAACTGGCCCCCAATTCCGTCGACCTCACCCACGGAAACGTAGGACGAGGCACGTTCCACCATCTCCATGGCGTACGAGGCGCGCGCGTCGGCCAGGGACAGGCCGCGCCCGTAGGTGGTGCCCTCACCCTTCAGGGTGTAGTCGAGCGCGCCGCAGCGCACGGTCATGTCCACGTTCCAGCGGCGCAGCAGGGCAATGGGCGAAAGGGACGCCTCGTGGCGCATCTCGACCCCGGCGATGATGCCGTTTTCCACCAGCCGCTCCAGCGCAAGGGATGCCGTCTCGTGCGACGGAGGACGCTGCCAGGGGGCGGATTCCGGGGGCTCCATGGACAGCAGGGCGCGGATGTCGGCGGCTGTGACCACAGGACGCTCCGGTCCGTCGAGAATTTCCGCCGGGTCGTACAGCGGGGGGATGTCCATGTCTTCGAGCTGTGGCAGCATGCGATGGTTGTGCATGTTGTCGCGGAACACCTCGCACCAGGCGCGGTGCAGGTCGCGGTCGGGCTGGGCGTGCCAGCGCAGGGCGATGTGCGGAGTGGCGGCCTCGACGGCGGCAAGGGTTTCCGGCGTGGGGGCCGGGGCCGCCGCAAGCAGGCCGGAAAGATCGGGGTTCAGCAGGCACGCCTCGCGCAGCAGGGCGGCGGTGGCGGGACGGGCGGCGGGGTCAAGGCTGTCCAGCAGGGCGGACATGCGTTCCGGGGATAACACGGCGGCAAGACGCAGCAGATGGCTGTGCAGGAATTCGTCGAGGGGGGCGGCCTCCAGTCGGTCGAGGCCCTGCTCGAAGGTCATGTCTGCCGGGGGCTCGCAGGCGAAATAGCCCGTGGTGGCCTCGGTGGAGGTGTGGGCGTAGCGGTAGTGCAGGGTGGGGAGGGCGGCGGGGGCCGCAGGCTTGGTCGAGTGGGGCATGTGTCCTCCGTGAGTGTGCGTGGGGATGGCATAGCGTATGGGCGGCAGGGGGGGAAGGGGGGACAGGGGGACAGGGGGACAGGGAAAAGAGAGGGTTGCGCTATTGCACACCCGGCATCTACGAAGGCAGTTGCGCCCCGGTGATCACGCCCGATCTCGTCATGCCTCCGGCGGGCAGGGGGCTGGCGCGTTGATGGGCACGGCCTCTACGAAGACAGTTGCGCCCTGTTTACCACGCCCGATCTCGTTATGCCTCCGGCGGGTGGGGGGCTGGCGTGTTGATGGGCACGGCCTCTACGAAGACAGTTGCGTCCTGTTTACCACGCCCGATCTCGTTATGCCTCCGGCGGGCAAGGGGCCATTGAACGATGGCCCCTTGCATCCCCGCGTTCCAGGGGCTGCGCCCCCTGGACCCCCGGCGTTTCTTGCACCGCATTCTTACGCCTGGCAGCTTCCCTGCGGCGCTGGCGCACCTCGGGCGATCTGCCCGGCGGAATGCGAATGTGCATATATCTCTCGTAGTCTTGGCAAAGGTCCGGGGTGTGCCCTTGCCGTTGCGCGGTTTGCGGTGCACCCGCAACGCCGGAGCTTCCGCCGTCGCGAAGCCTCCGGCGGCGATCTCCGGCTGCGGGCGCAATCCGCGCGGATGTTGCGCTTTGTCTGGGGAGTTTGGCGCCTTGCAGGACGCACAGGTGCATCAGATATGAATTGCTGTCCAGTTCTTGCCTGAGTGATGACGTTCACTGTTTTATCATGTTTGTAGGTTAGAGGCGCGGGAAACCTGTGTGCGGCGATACCTATCCGTAGCCGGAGATTGTCACCGGAGGCTTTGCGACGGCGGACGTTTTGGATGTATGGGGGCGTGGGGGATATGGTCGGATTTTCATGCGGTGTTCAGAGGAAACGTCTCGTGCGTAGAAGCGTATGACGCCGGGTTTTTACGGCGGCACATGCGTCGCAACGAGGGCGTGGGTAGTGGCATCTTCGTTGTGCGATGCCAGCGGGAGCCATGCGCGCATCCGCATTCAGTCGGGCAGATCGCCCGAGGCGCGCCAGCGCCGCAGGGAAGCTGCCCGGCGTAAGAATGCGGCGCAGGATAAGCGCGGTTGAGGCAACTGCGTGTGGTTGTGCCTGCGAGAGCGACGTACGCATTGGCGCCACCGGCGGCAGATCACCCGAAGGCGCCAGCGCCGCAGCGAAGCTGCCCAGCGTAAGAATGCGGCGCACTATAGACGTGGTTGAGGCAACTGCGTGTGACTGTGCCTACGAGAGTGATGTATGCATTGGCGTCACCGGCGGCAGATCACCCGGAGGCGCTCTGCGCCGAAGGGAAGCTGCCGCCGAAGGGACGCCGCGTATGAAACGTCGGGGGTTCCAAGGGGCGGAGCCCCTGGAACGCGGGGGTGCAGGGGGTGTTCGTTACAACACCCCCTGCCCGCCGGAGGCATAACGAAATCGAGGGTGGTCAACGAGGCGCAACTGTCTTCGTAAAGGCCCAACCCATCAACGCACACCCCGTCCCCCTTGCCCGCCGGAGGCATAACGAAACCGGGCGTGGTCAATAACGCGCGACTGTCTTCGTGGAGGCCGGGTGCAACAGCGCACTGCCTCTTCTTTTCCCCATCCCCATCTCCTTTCCCTTTCCCCTTCCCAACACCGACCACCAAACAACAAGGGGGCCGCGTTTCCGCAGCCCCCTCGCTCAGCTATCCAATTCCAACCTCTTGTCCGCGCGCGTTCATACTCGCGCCCCGCGCCCTCACTGCGCCGCAATCCACTCCATGGCCGCGTGCAGGTCGAGGGTGCCGGTGTAAATGGCCCGGCCCGTGATGGCCCCTTCCACGCTTGAGGTCAGCGTCAGCGGGTACAACGCCCGCACGTCTTCCAGCGTGGCCACGCCGCCCGCCGCGATGACCGGCACCGGGCACATGCCCGCCAGCCGTTCCAGCGCGGCCAGGTTCACCCCTGTCTGCATGCCGTCGCGGTCGATGTCGGTGTAGATGACGAAGGCGGTGCCCGCAGCCAGCAGGCGGGGCAGGACGTCGTCGACGGTCAGGCCGGAATCGGCCACCCAGCCCTTGGTCTTCAGCCTGCCGCCCTCGGCATCCAGCGAAACCCCGATGCGCCCCGGAAAGGTGGCGCACAGGCGGGCGTACAGGTCCGGTTCCTCCAGGGCCACGGTGCCGATGATCAGCCGTTCCACCCCGGCGTCGAGGTAGGCTTTCGCCGTGGCCTCGTCGCGGATGCCGCCGCCAAGCTGCACCGGCACGGAAAGGTCGGCGCAGATGCGGCGGATCAGCTCGAAGTTGGCGGGCATGCCGCTGAAGGCCCCGTCCAGGTCGATGACGTGCAGCCACTTGGCGCCCTGGTCCTGCCAGTGGCGGGCCATGGCGGCGGGGTCGTCGGAAAACACGGTTTCCGCGTCGGCGCGGCCCTGCCGCAGCCGCACGCAGCGACCGTCCTTGATGTCCACGGCGGGGAACAGGATCACAGGCCAAACTCCTTGATGGCCTTGCGCATCCCTTCCTTGGCCAGGTCAAGGGCCGACAGCCATTTGCCCTTGCGCCCCACGAACTTGCCCATTTCCAGCAGGTTGTCCGCAAGACCCATCTGCTTTTCGTCGTAGTTGGAGCGCATGACAAGGGTGCCGCCCTTCACGTCGATGAGGAAGACATCCATCATGATGCTGGCCGATTCGGTCACGCCCATGTCGCCGCCCTTGCGTTCGCGCATGTCGACGACCTGGGGCACCAGCAGAAAGTCCACCTCGGCCTTGCGGCCCACTTCCACCCAGTAGGCCAGCGCCTGCGGACGACCGCCGGTGCGGCTGCCAGCCTGGGGCGAAAGCGAGGGCTTGGTGGCGGCAAAGCTGTACACGCGCTTGGTTTCGCCGCGCAGGATGTCGCCGAAGGTGCGGTCGAGGTCGGCAAAGGTTTCTTCCGACACCCGCTGCTGGTCCTCGGGGATGTACCCGGCCAGCAGGTCGGCCATGGCCGTGGGCTGTGTGAAGGCGGCCACGCCGATGGTGGCATCCGGCAGCGGAGCCGGGCCCCGCTGACGCTGCGAGCAGCCGGGCAGGGCGACGAGCAGGGTGACGACGAGCAGCGCGAGCAGCGCGCCCGACACCGGGAAGGTGATGAAACCGCGATGGGTACGCATCAGTCTAGGCTCCCTTTGGTGCTGAGCAGCGTCTCGCGGTCACGGCGCACCGCCTGCCGCAGGGCAAGTCCCAGCCCCTTGGCGGCGGATTCCAGCAGGTGGTGACCGTTCCTGCCGTACAGGAACGAGACGTGCAGGTTCATGCGGGCGGCCGAGGCGAACGCCTTCAGGAATTCGCGCCACAGGTCGCGTTCCTGCCCGGCGATGACGGGCGGCAGAAGGTCGTCCCCGCGCCATTCAAGCCACGGGCGACCGGAAATGTCGATGCATACGTCGGCCAGGGCCTCGTCCATGGGCACGCGGGCAAAACCCACGCGGGCGATGCCCGACCGTTCGCCCAGGGCTTCGGCCAGGGCCTGCCCCAGGCACAGGCCCACGTCCTCTACGGTGTGGTGGGCGTCGATCTCGAGGTCGCCGGTGCAGGACAGGGTAAGGTCGAACCCGGCCCAGAACGCGGCCAGGGTGATGACGTGGTCCGCCATGCCGAACCCGGTGTGCACGTTGACCAGGCCCTGTCCGTCCACCACGAGGTCGAGGCGGATGGAGGTTTCCTTGGTTTCGCGGAACACGGCGGCGCTGCGCTGGCTCATCTCGGGCTCCTTTCTTGGTGCAGGGTTCATGTGTGGACCTTTGCGGGCTGCTGCGCGCCGCTAGTCGCCCTGTACGATGGTATCGGGGCCCGGCTTTGCTGCCTCGCCGTCCTTTTCTTCCGCGTCTTCGCCGTCTTCGCTGTCCGCGCCGGGCTTCTTCTTGCCGAACACGGCGGCAACGATGATGCTTATTTCATACAGCACAAGCATGGGCGCCGCCATCATCAACTGCGAGAAAACATCCGGCGGGGTAAGGATGGCGGCCACGATGAAGATGGCGAGGATGGCGTACTTGCGGGTCTTGCGCATCCACTGCGCGGTGACGAGGCCAAGCCGCGCCAGGAAGAACGCGAAGAGCGGCATCTCGAAGATGAGGCCGAAGGCCAGCAGCATCTTGAGCGTGAAGCCCAGGTACTCGTCCAGCTTGGGCATGGGCGCGATGGTGTCGGTGGCGAAGCCCACGAAGAACTCGAAGGCGTACGGGAACACCTGGAAATAACAGAACGCCGCGCCTGCCACGAAGAACAGCGCGGATGCCCCGGCAATGGGGATGACGTGGCGTTTTTCGTCGTCGTACAGGCCGGGCGCTATGAACGCCCATATCTGGTAGAACAGGTACGGGCTGGCCAGAAAGGCCCCGGCCACCAGCGCCACCTGCATGTAGACGAAGAACGCCTCCGGCAGGGCGGTGTAGATCAGCTTGGCCCCGGACGGCAGCGCCCGGGTCAGGGGGATCATCAGGTAGTTGAACAGCTCTTCGGCAAAACCGTAACAGGCGAAAAAGCCCACGGTCAGCGCGATGAGGCTGCGCACCAGACGCACGCGCAGTTCGGAAAGATGGTCCAGCAGGGTCATGGAGCGGCCACCCTCGGCGGCGGCTTCGCCTTCCTTGCTGGCGCGGTCCACGGCCTCGCTGAGGTCGCGCGGGGGGGCGGAAACCACGGCGGTCTCCGGGGAGGCGGCTGCGGCAGCGTCGTCCGGGGGCAGGGGGGCATCCGGGGGCGGGGTGTCGGAGCCGTCCTGACTGGCTTCCTGCCCGGCATCCTGACTGGCGGCGGGGGGCGTGTCGGAGCCGTCCGGCTCATAGTCGGGCAGCACGGCGGCGGCGATCACGCTCTCGACGGAGCGGGACTCGCCCGATTCGACTTCCGCCGAAACGGAATCCGCCGGGGCGGCGTCGGAAGTACCGCTGGCGGGCGCATCACTGGCGGGCGCGTCGGAAGGTGCCGGAGCATCCGCTGTAGTTTCCCCGATGGTGCCGCACGAGGCGTACGCCAGCCCGGCATCGGGGTCTGACTGCCATGCGGGCTTCTGCTCACAGGCGTCAATGGCGTCCAGTTCCCAGGAGTTGCGTTCAGCTGCGTCCGGATCGTACGCGTTGGGGGCGTGCGCTTCCGGTTCGGCTGCGTCCTGCTTGGCCGGGCTGTCCGGCTTGTCCTGCTTGTCCGGCGCCGCACGTTTCTCGCGGTCACCTTCGGACACGGGCTCCGCCTTGGCGGCGTCCTTGTCGTCCCGGCTCATGCGCTCTTACCGTTGGCTTCGGAGGCGGGCTTGGCGGACTCGGCCTTGGGTTGCTCGGCCTTGGGGGCTTCGGCCTTGGCCTTGTCGTCGAAGAATTCCTTTTCGGCTTCCTTCTTGCGGCGCTCGTGATCCTCGAGATCGATCTCGGTGTTCAACGTGCGCTGGAAGTCGGTGGAAACCCGGCGGAATTCACCCATGGCCTTGCCCAGCGTGCGTGCGATGTTGGGCAGGTTCTTGGGACCAAGGACAATGAGGGCCACGACCATGATGACCAGAAGTTCCGTACTGCCGATGCCGAACATTGAAGACAGACCGCCTTGGTTGCAGTGCTGCGGGCCGGAGCCGGGATGACCGGCCATGCCCCGTGGGCGCCGCGCCGTGGCGCGGCCCTTCGGCCAAAGGTGGCGGGGGCGTCACGGGGGCCTTGCGGCCCCCGTGCGTCCGCCGGGCGTTCATTCAGGGGCGCACTCTGGCGCGCACCTGGGCGAACGCGGTCCGCCTATTCCCATTCGATGGTGCTCGGCGGCTTCGAGGAGATGTCGTAGACCACGCGGTTCACGCCCTTCACCTCGTTGATTATCCGGCTCGAAATACGCTCAAGCAGTTCGGAAGGCAAGCGCGCCCAGTCCGCCGTCATGGCGTCCACGCTGTCCACGATGCGCAGGGCGATGACGTGCTCGTAGGTGCGGCCATCGCCCATGACGCCCACGGTCTTCAGCGGCAGCAGCACGGCAAAGCCCTGCCAGACCTTGCGGTACCAGCCGGAGGACATCAGCTCGGCCTGCACGATCTTGTCGGCCTTGCGCAGGATGTCCAGGCGTTCCTCGGTGATTTCGCCGATGACGCGGATGGCCAGGCCCGGACCAGGGAAGGGGTGGCGCCAGATGATGAAGTCCGGCAGGCCCAGTTCGCCCGCCACCTTGCGCACTTCGTCCTTGAACAGTTCGCGCAGCGGCTCGATGAGCTTCAGGTTCATCTTTTCCGGCAGGCCGCCCACGTTGTGGTGGCTCTTGATGACGGCGGAAGGCCCCTTGTGCGACACCGATTCGATGACGTCGGGGTACAGGGTGCCCTGCGCCAGGAAGTCCACGTGCCCAAGGGCTTTCGCTTCCTCGTCGAACACTTCGATGAAGGTGTAGCCGATGATCTTGCGCTTCTGCTCGGGGTCTTCCACGCCCTCCAGCTTGTCGAGGAAGCGGCGCTGGGCCTGCACGTACTTCAGGTTCAGGTCGAAGTGCTCGCGCAGGTAGTCCACCACTTCCTGGCCCTCGTTCAGGCGCAGCACGCCGTTGTCCACGAAGATGCAGTGCAGGCGCTTGCCGATGGCCTTGTGCAGCAGCACTGCCACCACGGTGGAGTCGATGCCGCCCGAAAGCGCGCACACCACGTGGCGGTCACCCACGGTTTCAGCCATTTCCTTGATGGCGCGCTCAACGAACGACGACATGGTCCAGTCGGCCTTCAGCTTGGCCACGTGGAACAGGAAGTTGTTGATGATGCGGGTGCCTTCCTCGGTGTGGTGCACTTCGGGGTGGAACTGCACGGCATAGATGCGGCGGGCGTCGTCGGCCATGGCCGCCACGTCCAGGGTGGCGGTGCGGCCCACCACGGCAAAGCCGGGCGGGGGCGTCTTGACCTTGTCGCCGTGGCTCATCCACACGCGGGTGGGGGCGGACTTGTCGATGCCGTCCCACAGCGGGCAGTCGCCCAGCAGGGTAAGGTCCGACGGGCCGTATTCGCGGGTTTCCGAGGTGGCCAGCTGGCCGCCCAGGTTGTGACCCAGAAGCTGCATGCCGTAGCAGATGGCCAGAACCGGCACGCCAAGCTCCAGCAGGCCCTTTTCCAGGGTGGGGGCGTCGGCCTCGCCCACGCTGGCCGGGCCGCCGGACAGGATGACGGCGGCGGGCTTCATGGCGCGCACCTGATCCGCCGTGACGATGCAGGGGTGGATTTCGGAGTAGACGCCAGCCTCGCGCACGCGACGGGCGATGAGCTGCGTCACCTGCGAACCGTAGTCGATGATGATGACCTTGGTCTGTGCTTCCATGTGCTGTCCTCTGACGCCCGCGCGGGGTGCTTCGGGCAATCGTGATATGCGTTGTGAGGCCGTGGTGTCTGGCTTGGCGCTTGCGCGGAGGGCATTTCTGCCTTTCTGCTGCAATGCGCGATCTCAGCCGCGAAGGGAGTTTCGGTTCCGGCAAGGAAGGCGAGGGGCGGCAAGGGGAGCGTACTCTTCGGTACGTGACCCGCGCCGCCTCCGATGCCTGACGATGCCGGAACCGGAAATACCGAGCGGCTAGTTGTTGTCGATGCGGTAGTTGGGCGATTCCTTCGTGATGATCACATCATGCACGTGGCTTTCGCGAAGCCCCGCCGCGGATATCTCCACGAACTGCGCCTTTTCCTGCAATTCCTTGATGTCCGCCGCGCCCACGTAACCCATGCCGGAGCGCAGGCCGCCCACCAGCTGGTACAGGCTTTCGGCCACCGGGCCCTTCACGGGCACGCGGCCCACGATGCCTTCGGGCACCAGCTTCTTGCTCTTTTCCTGGAAGTAGCGGTCGGAGCTGCCTTCCTTCATGGCGTCGATGGAACCCATGCCGCGATAGATCTTGTACGAGCGGCCCTGG
This genomic window from Nitratidesulfovibrio sp. SRB-5 contains:
- the tatB gene encoding Sec-independent protein translocase protein TatB, encoding MFGIGSTELLVIMVVALIVLGPKNLPNIARTLGKAMGEFRRVSTDFQRTLNTEIDLEDHERRKKEAEKEFFDDKAKAEAPKAEQPKAESAKPASEANGKSA
- a CDS encoding YcaO-like family protein: MPHSTKPAAPAALPTLHYRYAHTSTEATTGYFACEPPADMTFEQGLDRLEAAPLDEFLHSHLLRLAAVLSPERMSALLDSLDPAARPATAALLREACLLNPDLSGLLAAAPAPTPETLAAVEAATPHIALRWHAQPDRDLHRAWCEVFRDNMHNHRMLPQLEDMDIPPLYDPAEILDGPERPVVTAADIRALLSMEPPESAPWQRPPSHETASLALERLVENGIIAGVEMRHEASLSPIALLRRWNVDMTVRCGALDYTLKGEGTTYGRGLSLADARASYAMEMVERASSYVSVGEVDGIGGQFHVLDRATPQPLLRARLSELLADGREVLSPHAIPLEAPYQDQPLYWLAGHTPDDAGGSRPVLVPAQMAYLFCNLDEIALFSASGSTGLATGNIMAEAKVAALTEILERDAEATVPYDRSQCFRLVTDDARLQSLLDDYAGRGIHIQFQDLTTEFGVPCYKCFVVGPRGQVARGTGAGLSGRRAVLSAMTETPFAYPNGGPSGPGVRGLPERKLEDLPDLALESPQRNLALLETLFAVNRMAPVYVELTHADLEFPVVKALVPGLESTADFDAWSRMSRRLFRNYLRLRG
- the hisA gene encoding 1-(5-phosphoribosyl)-5-[(5-phosphoribosylamino)methylideneamino]imidazole-4-carboxamide isomerase is translated as MILFPAVDIKDGRCVRLRQGRADAETVFSDDPAAMARHWQDQGAKWLHVIDLDGAFSGMPANFELIRRICADLSVPVQLGGGIRDEATAKAYLDAGVERLIIGTVALEEPDLYARLCATFPGRIGVSLDAEGGRLKTKGWVADSGLTVDDVLPRLLAAGTAFVIYTDIDRDGMQTGVNLAALERLAGMCPVPVIAAGGVATLEDVRALYPLTLTSSVEGAITGRAIYTGTLDLHAAMEWIAAQ
- the guaA gene encoding glutamine-hydrolyzing GMP synthase, which produces MEAQTKVIIIDYGSQVTQLIARRVREAGVYSEIHPCIVTADQVRAMKPAAVILSGGPASVGEADAPTLEKGLLELGVPVLAICYGMQLLGHNLGGQLATSETREYGPSDLTLLGDCPLWDGIDKSAPTRVWMSHGDKVKTPPPGFAVVGRTATLDVAAMADDARRIYAVQFHPEVHHTEEGTRIINNFLFHVAKLKADWTMSSFVERAIKEMAETVGDRHVVCALSGGIDSTVVAVLLHKAIGKRLHCIFVDNGVLRLNEGQEVVDYLREHFDLNLKYVQAQRRFLDKLEGVEDPEQKRKIIGYTFIEVFDEEAKALGHVDFLAQGTLYPDVIESVSHKGPSAVIKSHHNVGGLPEKMNLKLIEPLRELFKDEVRKVAGELGLPDFIIWRHPFPGPGLAIRVIGEITEERLDILRKADKIVQAELMSSGWYRKVWQGFAVLLPLKTVGVMGDGRTYEHVIALRIVDSVDAMTADWARLPSELLERISSRIINEVKGVNRVVYDISSKPPSTIEWE
- a CDS encoding gamma-glutamyltransferase family protein, which translates into the protein MLHTPRARRGMVVTPHHLASQAGLAILREGGNAVEAVVAAAATLCAAYPHMTGLGGDGFWLIHEPGAPAPVGIDASGRSGAAVTPDLLRAAGHTHQIPRRGPLAAITVAGAVSGWAAALEHARAWGPALPLPRLLEEAQWHARHGVAVTAGHHALVRDNMEALAAQPGFAAQFLPDGICPPEGSTLRLPALADTLHTLGTRGLDDFYRGRVAAAMAADLAEAGSPLTAADLADHRAALVTPLSLRLPHGQVFNLPPPSQGVASLCILGIFERLRDAGAAIEPETFAHIHAVVEATKRAFRMRDGLVGDPDHAPYPAPGSATDPLRPDRLDALARDVDMARALPWPAPPSGGDTVWLGAVDAQGRAVSCIQSIYFEFGSGVVLPRTGITWQNRGCGFSLQAGSPAALAPRRKPFHTLNPAMALLADGRVMPYGTMGGEGQPQTQAAVFTRHVVFGQPLQRAVSAPRWLLGRTWGDDAVHLRLESRIAPDVADALRAAGHPVRMVDDYDPVMGHAGGIVRHPDGTLEGAADPRGDGCVAAW
- a CDS encoding imidazoleglycerol-phosphate dehydratase, with translation MSQRSAAVFRETKETSIRLDLVVDGQGLVNVHTGFGMADHVITLAAFWAGFDLTLSCTGDLEIDAHHTVEDVGLCLGQALAEALGERSGIARVGFARVPMDEALADVCIDISGRPWLEWRGDDLLPPVIAGQERDLWREFLKAFASAARMNLHVSFLYGRNGHHLLESAAKGLGLALRQAVRRDRETLLSTKGSLD
- the tatC gene encoding twin-arginine translocase subunit TatC yields the protein MSRDDKDAAKAEPVSEGDREKRAAPDKQDKPDSPAKQDAAEPEAHAPNAYDPDAAERNSWELDAIDACEQKPAWQSDPDAGLAYASCGTIGETTADAPAPSDAPASDAPASGTSDAAPADSVSAEVESGESRSVESVIAAAVLPDYEPDGSDTPPAASQDAGQEASQDGSDTPPPDAPLPPDDAAAAASPETAVVSAPPRDLSEAVDRASKEGEAAAEGGRSMTLLDHLSELRVRLVRSLIALTVGFFACYGFAEELFNYLMIPLTRALPSGAKLIYTALPEAFFVYMQVALVAGAFLASPYLFYQIWAFIAPGLYDDEKRHVIPIAGASALFFVAGAAFCYFQVFPYAFEFFVGFATDTIAPMPKLDEYLGFTLKMLLAFGLIFEMPLFAFFLARLGLVTAQWMRKTRKYAILAIFIVAAILTPPDVFSQLMMAAPMLVLYEISIIVAAVFGKKKPGADSEDGEDAEEKDGEAAKPGPDTIVQGD